A window of Cucurbita pepo subsp. pepo cultivar mu-cu-16 chromosome LG06, ASM280686v2, whole genome shotgun sequence contains these coding sequences:
- the LOC111797192 gene encoding PH, RCC1 and FYVE domains-containing protein 1-like isoform X1 gives MADPVSYGNANRNTEQVSTPNSSVALIALKKGSQLLKYGRKGKPKFCPFRLSNDESSLIWISTTGEKSLKLASVSRIIPGQRTAVFQRFLRPEKDYLSFSLIYNNGKRSLDLICKDKVEVEIWIAGLKALIGSGDGGRSKIDGWNDGGLYQDDNSDLTSSSPSDSSNSVTRDISSPEVCVSFSPNKSPTSVRSENSTRSHVPLKQTNMQAKGSTSDIFRVSVSSAPSSSSHGSTPDDCDAIGDIYIWGEVISDNFNKPGADSDISVNSRTDVLLPKPLESNIVLDAQHIACGVRHSAIVTRQGEVFTWGEESGGRLGLGMGKDVTHPRLVEALAATTVDLVACGEFHTCAVTMDGELYTWGDGIHNAGLLGNGTYVSHWMPKRITGILEGLQVASVACGPWHTALISSMGQLFTFGDGTFGVLGHGNKKSISYPRVVESLSGLRTIAVACGVWHTAAVVEVIMTQSSTSISSGKLFTWGDGDKNRLGHGDKEPRLKPTCVPALIEYNFHKIACGHSITVGLTTSGQVFTVGSSVYGQLGNPNADGKQPCLVEDKLSGESAEEVACGAYHVMVLTSKNEIYTWGKGANGRLGHGDVEDRKSPTLVEALKDKHVKIIACGSNYSAAICLHKSLSGTEQSQCSSCRQAFGFTRKRHNCYNCGLVHCHSCSSKKALRAALAPTPRKSYRVCDSCYAKLSKASESGINYRKNAVPRLSGENRDKLDKSDTRPPKTALSNMDLIKQLDSKAAKQGKRTDTFSIVRPTQAHTLLQLKDGPNTVDIRRLAPKPIPMANGVNSRSVSPLSRKSSPPRSATPVPTASGLSFSKGIADSLKKTNELLNQEVLMLRAQVESLRKRCELQESELRKSEKKAQEAIALAAEESTKSKSAKEVIKSLTAQIKDMAERLPDGVKMGLPGTIDSENLRTLDLPNGMEQNVAHHLASNGERHSESDSHSSLSLASSVATDYSMSNGFHGPANSSGEFPASNETNSSSEPGRLTSDVIDDDSDVRLSYGHRGVWESRRSSSMSEGANSSGLLLDSESNTRLRSSASPSNDNQVEAEWIEQYEPGVYITLMALRDGTRDLKRVRFSRRRFGEHQAESWWSENRDKVYEKYNVRGTEKSSISSNPA, from the exons GATGAATCATCTTTAATTTGGATTTCAACAACTGGTGAAAAGAGTTTGAAGTTAGCTTCTGTATCGAGAATTATTCCTGGACAAAGAACT GCCGTGTTCCAACGATTTCTGCGACCTGAGAAggattatttatcattttctctGATTTACAACAATGGAAAACGATCTCTTGATCTG ATTTGTAAGGATAAAGTCGAGGTTGAAATTTGGATAGCTGGTCTGAAAGCATTAATAGGTTCTGGTGACGGTGGACGTTCCAAGATTGATGGATGGAATGATGGTGGTCTCTATCAAGAT GACAACAGTGACCTAACTTCAAGTAGCCCAAGTGACAGCTCCAATAGTGTCACTAGAGATATTAGCTCTCCTGAGGTCTGTGTTAGTTTTAGTCCAAATAAATCTCCAACGAGTGTTAGGTCTGAGAACTCTACAAGGTCACATGTGCCATTGAAACAGACGAATATGCAAGCAAAAGGATCTACTTCAGATATCTTTCGAGTTAGTGTTTCAAGTGCTCCTAGCTCCTCCAGTCATGGCTCTACACCAGATGACTGTGATGCTATaggagatatatatatatggggtGAGGTTATTAGTGATAATTTTAACAAGCCTGGAGCTGATAGTGATATTAGCGTGAACTCAAGGACAGATGTACTACTTCCGAAGCCACTAGAGTCCAATATTGTTCTAGATGCACAACATATTGCCTGTGGAGTCAGACATTCTGCCATAGTCACGAGGCAAGGGGAGGTCTTTACATGGGGCGAGGAATCTGGAGGAAGGCTTGGCTTGGGAATGGGGAAGGATGTAACACATCCTCGCCTTGTTGAAGCCTTGGCAGCTACTACCGTTGATCTTGTGGCATGTGGAGAGTTCCATACCTGTGCTGTTACAATGGATGGGGAACTTTATACATGGGGAGATGGTATACATAATGCCGGGCTTCTTGGTAATGGAACATATGTTAGCCATTGGATGCCAAAGAGAATCACAGGTATTCTCGAGGGGCTTCAAGTTGCATCGGTAGCATGTGGTCCATGGCATACAGCACTGATCTCATCTATGGGGCAACTATTCACATTTGGTGATGGTACTTTTGGAGTTTTGGGTCATGGTAACAAAAAAAGCATTTCATATCCAAGAGTAGTAGAGTCTTTATCAGGTTTGAGGACAATTGCTGTTGCATGTGGAGTGTGGCATACTGCCGCTGTGGTAGAAGTTATTATGACTCAATCTAGTACAAGCATCTCATCAGGTAAATTGTTTACATGGGGTGATGGAGACAAGAATCGTTTAGGACATGGAGACAAAGAACCCCGGCTTAAACCTACATGTGTTCCAGCACTAATTGagtataattttcataaaattgcTTGTGGTCACAGCATAACTGTTGGATTGACAACATCAGGACAAGTTTTCACAGTTGGAAGTTCAGTTTATGGTCAGCTTGGAAATCCCAATGCTGATGGAAAGCAGCCATGTTTGGTGGAAGATAAGCTTTCTGGGGAATCTGCTGAAGAGGTAGCTTGTGGTGCATATCACGTGATGGTGCTTACctctaaaaatgaaatttatacaTGGGGAAAGGGTGCAAATGGGAGGCTAGGCCATGGAGATGTTGAGGATCGGAAATCACCAACTTTGGTTGAAGCTTTGAAGGATAAACATGTCAAAATCATTGCTTGTGGATCTAACTACTCCGCAGCTATTTGTCTTCACAAATCATTGTCAGGTACAGAGCAGTCGCAATGCTCTTCTTGTAGACAGGCATTTGGTTTCACAAGAAAGAGACACAACTGTTACAACTGTGGACTTGTGCACTGCCACTCGTGTAGTTCTAAAAAAGCATTAAGAGCTGCACTGGCTCCTACTCCTCGGAAATCTTATCGTGTATGTGATTCTTGTTATGCCAAATTGAGCAAGGCGTCGGAATCTGGAATTAATTACCGGAAGAATGCTGTTCCCCGACTGTCAGGTGAGAACAGGGATAAGCTGGACAAGAGTGACACAAGACCTCCTAAAACAGCACTTTCCAATATGGATCTGATAAAACAACTAGATAGCAAAGCAGCCAAGCAAGGGAAGAGAACAGATACATTCTCCATTGTTCGCCCCACTCAAGCACATACTCTTCTGCAGCTCAAAGATGGTCCAAACACTGTTGATATTCGACGACTAGCTCCCAAGCCAATCCCTATGGCTAATGGAGTTAATTCCAGATCTGTGTCACCTTTGTCCAGAAAATCTAGTCCGCCAAGGTCTGCTACACCTGTTCCTACAGCATCAGGACTTTCCTTCTCCAAAGGTATAGCAGATAGcttgaaaaaaacaaacgaACTTTTAAATCAAGAGGTTCTCATGCTGCGTGCACAG GTTGAGAGCCTGAGAAAGAGATGTGAACTTCAAGAATCAGAACTTCGGAAGTCAGAGAAAAAAGCACAAGAGGCTATTGCTTTGGCTGCAGAGGAATCTACTAAATCCAAATCGGCAAAAGAAGTTATTAAATCGCTTACTGCTCAG ATTAAAGATATGGCCGAAAGGTTACCTGATGGAGTAAAAATGGGCCTTCCTGGAACTATCGACTCTGAAAACTTGAGAACATTAGATCTTCCAAATGGTATGGAGCAAAATGTCGCCCACCATTTGGCCTCCAATGGAGAGCGTCATTCAGAATCCGATTCACACAGCTCCTTGTCCTTGGCTTCTTCAGTAGCAACTGACTATTCCATGAGTAACGGATTTCACGGTCCAGCGAATTCCTCTGGAGAATTCCCTGCAAGTAATGAAACTAACTCATCCTCAGAGCCAGGGCGGTTAACCTCTGATGTGATAGATGATGATTCAGATGTTAGACTCTCTTATGGTCATAGAGGGGTTTGGGAAAGCCGCCGCAGTAGCAGCATGTCAGAGGGAGCAAATAGCTCGGGTCTTTTACTAGATAGTGAGAGTAACACAAGATTAAGAAGTTCGGCATCACCAAGCAATGACAATCAAGTTGAAGCTGAATGGATTGAACAATATGAACCTGGTGTATACATAACTTTGATGGCACTTCGTGATGGAACTAGAGATCTCAAACGAGTGCGCTTCAG TCGGAGACGATTTGGAGAGCACCAAGCAGAGAGTTGGTGGTCAGAAAATCGCGACAAAGTCTACGAGAAATATAATGTTCGCGGAACTGAGAAAtcctcaatttcttcaaatcCTGCATGA
- the LOC111797192 gene encoding PH, RCC1 and FYVE domains-containing protein 1-like isoform X2 yields the protein MADPVSYGNANRNTEQALIALKKGSQLLKYGRKGKPKFCPFRLSNDESSLIWISTTGEKSLKLASVSRIIPGQRTAVFQRFLRPEKDYLSFSLIYNNGKRSLDLICKDKVEVEIWIAGLKALIGSGDGGRSKIDGWNDGGLYQDDNSDLTSSSPSDSSNSVTRDISSPEVCVSFSPNKSPTSVRSENSTRSHVPLKQTNMQAKGSTSDIFRVSVSSAPSSSSHGSTPDDCDAIGDIYIWGEVISDNFNKPGADSDISVNSRTDVLLPKPLESNIVLDAQHIACGVRHSAIVTRQGEVFTWGEESGGRLGLGMGKDVTHPRLVEALAATTVDLVACGEFHTCAVTMDGELYTWGDGIHNAGLLGNGTYVSHWMPKRITGILEGLQVASVACGPWHTALISSMGQLFTFGDGTFGVLGHGNKKSISYPRVVESLSGLRTIAVACGVWHTAAVVEVIMTQSSTSISSGKLFTWGDGDKNRLGHGDKEPRLKPTCVPALIEYNFHKIACGHSITVGLTTSGQVFTVGSSVYGQLGNPNADGKQPCLVEDKLSGESAEEVACGAYHVMVLTSKNEIYTWGKGANGRLGHGDVEDRKSPTLVEALKDKHVKIIACGSNYSAAICLHKSLSGTEQSQCSSCRQAFGFTRKRHNCYNCGLVHCHSCSSKKALRAALAPTPRKSYRVCDSCYAKLSKASESGINYRKNAVPRLSGENRDKLDKSDTRPPKTALSNMDLIKQLDSKAAKQGKRTDTFSIVRPTQAHTLLQLKDGPNTVDIRRLAPKPIPMANGVNSRSVSPLSRKSSPPRSATPVPTASGLSFSKGIADSLKKTNELLNQEVLMLRAQVESLRKRCELQESELRKSEKKAQEAIALAAEESTKSKSAKEVIKSLTAQIKDMAERLPDGVKMGLPGTIDSENLRTLDLPNGMEQNVAHHLASNGERHSESDSHSSLSLASSVATDYSMSNGFHGPANSSGEFPASNETNSSSEPGRLTSDVIDDDSDVRLSYGHRGVWESRRSSSMSEGANSSGLLLDSESNTRLRSSASPSNDNQVEAEWIEQYEPGVYITLMALRDGTRDLKRVRFSRRRFGEHQAESWWSENRDKVYEKYNVRGTEKSSISSNPA from the exons GATGAATCATCTTTAATTTGGATTTCAACAACTGGTGAAAAGAGTTTGAAGTTAGCTTCTGTATCGAGAATTATTCCTGGACAAAGAACT GCCGTGTTCCAACGATTTCTGCGACCTGAGAAggattatttatcattttctctGATTTACAACAATGGAAAACGATCTCTTGATCTG ATTTGTAAGGATAAAGTCGAGGTTGAAATTTGGATAGCTGGTCTGAAAGCATTAATAGGTTCTGGTGACGGTGGACGTTCCAAGATTGATGGATGGAATGATGGTGGTCTCTATCAAGAT GACAACAGTGACCTAACTTCAAGTAGCCCAAGTGACAGCTCCAATAGTGTCACTAGAGATATTAGCTCTCCTGAGGTCTGTGTTAGTTTTAGTCCAAATAAATCTCCAACGAGTGTTAGGTCTGAGAACTCTACAAGGTCACATGTGCCATTGAAACAGACGAATATGCAAGCAAAAGGATCTACTTCAGATATCTTTCGAGTTAGTGTTTCAAGTGCTCCTAGCTCCTCCAGTCATGGCTCTACACCAGATGACTGTGATGCTATaggagatatatatatatggggtGAGGTTATTAGTGATAATTTTAACAAGCCTGGAGCTGATAGTGATATTAGCGTGAACTCAAGGACAGATGTACTACTTCCGAAGCCACTAGAGTCCAATATTGTTCTAGATGCACAACATATTGCCTGTGGAGTCAGACATTCTGCCATAGTCACGAGGCAAGGGGAGGTCTTTACATGGGGCGAGGAATCTGGAGGAAGGCTTGGCTTGGGAATGGGGAAGGATGTAACACATCCTCGCCTTGTTGAAGCCTTGGCAGCTACTACCGTTGATCTTGTGGCATGTGGAGAGTTCCATACCTGTGCTGTTACAATGGATGGGGAACTTTATACATGGGGAGATGGTATACATAATGCCGGGCTTCTTGGTAATGGAACATATGTTAGCCATTGGATGCCAAAGAGAATCACAGGTATTCTCGAGGGGCTTCAAGTTGCATCGGTAGCATGTGGTCCATGGCATACAGCACTGATCTCATCTATGGGGCAACTATTCACATTTGGTGATGGTACTTTTGGAGTTTTGGGTCATGGTAACAAAAAAAGCATTTCATATCCAAGAGTAGTAGAGTCTTTATCAGGTTTGAGGACAATTGCTGTTGCATGTGGAGTGTGGCATACTGCCGCTGTGGTAGAAGTTATTATGACTCAATCTAGTACAAGCATCTCATCAGGTAAATTGTTTACATGGGGTGATGGAGACAAGAATCGTTTAGGACATGGAGACAAAGAACCCCGGCTTAAACCTACATGTGTTCCAGCACTAATTGagtataattttcataaaattgcTTGTGGTCACAGCATAACTGTTGGATTGACAACATCAGGACAAGTTTTCACAGTTGGAAGTTCAGTTTATGGTCAGCTTGGAAATCCCAATGCTGATGGAAAGCAGCCATGTTTGGTGGAAGATAAGCTTTCTGGGGAATCTGCTGAAGAGGTAGCTTGTGGTGCATATCACGTGATGGTGCTTACctctaaaaatgaaatttatacaTGGGGAAAGGGTGCAAATGGGAGGCTAGGCCATGGAGATGTTGAGGATCGGAAATCACCAACTTTGGTTGAAGCTTTGAAGGATAAACATGTCAAAATCATTGCTTGTGGATCTAACTACTCCGCAGCTATTTGTCTTCACAAATCATTGTCAGGTACAGAGCAGTCGCAATGCTCTTCTTGTAGACAGGCATTTGGTTTCACAAGAAAGAGACACAACTGTTACAACTGTGGACTTGTGCACTGCCACTCGTGTAGTTCTAAAAAAGCATTAAGAGCTGCACTGGCTCCTACTCCTCGGAAATCTTATCGTGTATGTGATTCTTGTTATGCCAAATTGAGCAAGGCGTCGGAATCTGGAATTAATTACCGGAAGAATGCTGTTCCCCGACTGTCAGGTGAGAACAGGGATAAGCTGGACAAGAGTGACACAAGACCTCCTAAAACAGCACTTTCCAATATGGATCTGATAAAACAACTAGATAGCAAAGCAGCCAAGCAAGGGAAGAGAACAGATACATTCTCCATTGTTCGCCCCACTCAAGCACATACTCTTCTGCAGCTCAAAGATGGTCCAAACACTGTTGATATTCGACGACTAGCTCCCAAGCCAATCCCTATGGCTAATGGAGTTAATTCCAGATCTGTGTCACCTTTGTCCAGAAAATCTAGTCCGCCAAGGTCTGCTACACCTGTTCCTACAGCATCAGGACTTTCCTTCTCCAAAGGTATAGCAGATAGcttgaaaaaaacaaacgaACTTTTAAATCAAGAGGTTCTCATGCTGCGTGCACAG GTTGAGAGCCTGAGAAAGAGATGTGAACTTCAAGAATCAGAACTTCGGAAGTCAGAGAAAAAAGCACAAGAGGCTATTGCTTTGGCTGCAGAGGAATCTACTAAATCCAAATCGGCAAAAGAAGTTATTAAATCGCTTACTGCTCAG ATTAAAGATATGGCCGAAAGGTTACCTGATGGAGTAAAAATGGGCCTTCCTGGAACTATCGACTCTGAAAACTTGAGAACATTAGATCTTCCAAATGGTATGGAGCAAAATGTCGCCCACCATTTGGCCTCCAATGGAGAGCGTCATTCAGAATCCGATTCACACAGCTCCTTGTCCTTGGCTTCTTCAGTAGCAACTGACTATTCCATGAGTAACGGATTTCACGGTCCAGCGAATTCCTCTGGAGAATTCCCTGCAAGTAATGAAACTAACTCATCCTCAGAGCCAGGGCGGTTAACCTCTGATGTGATAGATGATGATTCAGATGTTAGACTCTCTTATGGTCATAGAGGGGTTTGGGAAAGCCGCCGCAGTAGCAGCATGTCAGAGGGAGCAAATAGCTCGGGTCTTTTACTAGATAGTGAGAGTAACACAAGATTAAGAAGTTCGGCATCACCAAGCAATGACAATCAAGTTGAAGCTGAATGGATTGAACAATATGAACCTGGTGTATACATAACTTTGATGGCACTTCGTGATGGAACTAGAGATCTCAAACGAGTGCGCTTCAG TCGGAGACGATTTGGAGAGCACCAAGCAGAGAGTTGGTGGTCAGAAAATCGCGACAAAGTCTACGAGAAATATAATGTTCGCGGAACTGAGAAAtcctcaatttcttcaaatcCTGCATGA